A window from Hypomesus transpacificus isolate Combined female chromosome 26, fHypTra1, whole genome shotgun sequence encodes these proteins:
- the ttc4 gene encoding tetratricopeptide repeat protein 4, producing the protein MASLQQQQGDDSDDGMDEFMDKFKKEKYKNGFNESTWEEEFDRVPMFMKSVPDVIDSSTHPELACIQHIIHDDDRSPEEHAEALKDEGNSYFKEKNYKRAILAYTEGLKKKCAETNVNAILHTNRAAAHFHLGNMRSALNDAAAARKLKPDHLKALIRGAQCFMELRLYTEALHWSEDGLQLQPTDKKLQELRAAADKQKRALERDARKAKVKEKRERGEKETLLAAIKERGIKLLKPKQPSKRRSDSEDEDVGPADMAGRELDGLTSQEATGVRVSLDEQGSLQWPVLFLYPEHQQTDFISAFRESSSFVDHLAVMFSEELPPWDVDRKYLPQNLELFFEDYEKESLHQVDPEQSLLKVLQHKRYFVKAGSPSFIVLVKDSPFFKLFLSGKKLQRL; encoded by the exons ATGGCTTcgctacaacaacaacaaggtgATGACAGTGACGATGGCATGGATGAGTTCATGGACAAATtcaagaaagaaaaatataaaaatggatTTAACGAAAGTACTTGGGAAGAG GAATTTGATAGAGTGCCGATGTTCATGAAAAGTGTACCTGACGTGATAGACTCCAGTACACACCCCGAACTCGCCTGTATACAGCACATCATCCACGACGACGACAGATCTCCCGAAG AACATGCAGAGGCTCTGAAAGACGAGGGGAACTCATACTTCAAAGAAAAGAACTACAAAAGGGCTATATTGGCCTACACAGAGGGCTTAAAAAAGAAATGCGCGGAGACTAACGTAAATGCCatcctacacacaaacagagcagCGGCACACTTTCATCTGG GTAACATGCGTTCTGCGTTGAATGACGCTGCAGCTGCAAGGAAGCTCAAACCAGACCATCTTAAAGCGCTCATACGAG GTGCCCAGTGCTTCATGGAGCTGCGTCTCTATACCGAGGCTCTTCACTGGTCTGAAGATGGGCTACAGCTGCAACCTACAGACAAGAAGCTGCAGGAACTGAGAGCTGCTGCAGATAAACAGAAA AGAGCGTTGGAGAGAGACGCGAGGAAGGCCAaggtgaaagagaagagagaacgtggagagaaagagaccctGCTGGCTGCCATCAAG GAGCGAGGCATCAAGCTGCTGAAGCCGAAGCAGCCGTCGAAGCGCAGGTCTGACAGCGAGGATGAGGATGTGGGTCCTGCAGACATGGCAGGGCGGGAGCTGGATGGGCTGACCTCCCAGGAGGCCACGGGGGTGAGAGTGTCTCTGGATGAGCAGGGAAGTCTGCAGTGGCCGGTTCTCTTCCTCTACCCTGAACACCAGCAGACAGATTTCATCTCAGCCTTCAGAGAGTCCTCAAG CTTTGTAGATCATCTGGCTGTTATGTTTAGTGAAGAACTCCCACCTTGGGATGTGGATCGAAAGTATCTTCCTCAAAATCTTGAG CTGTTCTTTGAAGATTATGAGAAAGAGTCACTGCACCAGGTGGACCCAGAACAATCTCTCCTTAAAGTCCTACAGCATAAAAG GTACTTTGTGAAAGCCGGAAGTCCAAGCTTCATTGTGTTGGTGAAGGACTCTCCGTTCTTTAAGCTGTTTTTATCTGGAAAGAAATTGCAACGATTGTGA